A part of Mycolicibacterium sp. TUM20985 genomic DNA contains:
- a CDS encoding metal ABC transporter permease translates to MPDRLVELLANLFAFDVTADLLRRDFVQQALIAAALLALLAGLIGPFIVMRQMSFAVHGSSELSLTGASFALLTGFNVGLGALVGSALAAILFGVLGQRARERDSAIGVVMAFGLGLAVLFIHLYPGRTGTSFALLTGQIVGVGYSGLTLLSVITVLVVAVLAVSYRPLLFATVDPDVAAGRGVPVRALGIVFAALVGIAAAQGVQIVGALLVMSLLITPAAAAARIFKAPGAAIVASVVFAEISAVGGIVLSLAPGVPVSVFVTTISFAIFLLCWAIGGRRVSRR, encoded by the coding sequence ATGCCTGACCGCTTGGTCGAGCTGCTGGCCAACCTGTTCGCGTTCGACGTCACCGCAGACCTGCTTCGGCGCGACTTCGTCCAGCAGGCGCTGATCGCCGCGGCGCTGCTGGCGTTGCTCGCCGGGCTGATCGGGCCGTTCATCGTGATGCGGCAGATGTCGTTCGCGGTCCACGGATCCAGCGAGCTGTCACTGACAGGGGCGAGCTTCGCGCTGCTCACCGGCTTCAACGTCGGGCTCGGCGCCTTAGTCGGAAGTGCCTTGGCTGCAATACTATTCGGCGTCCTGGGCCAACGCGCGCGCGAACGCGACTCGGCGATCGGCGTCGTGATGGCCTTCGGCCTCGGCCTCGCGGTGCTGTTCATCCACCTCTATCCAGGTCGAACGGGAACCAGTTTCGCCCTGCTGACGGGGCAAATCGTCGGCGTCGGCTACTCCGGGCTCACGCTGCTCAGCGTGATCACGGTGCTCGTCGTGGCCGTGCTGGCGGTGAGCTACCGGCCCCTGCTCTTCGCCACCGTCGACCCGGACGTGGCGGCCGGGCGCGGGGTGCCGGTGCGCGCACTCGGCATCGTCTTCGCCGCCCTCGTCGGGATCGCCGCCGCCCAGGGCGTCCAGATCGTCGGCGCCCTCCTGGTGATGTCACTGCTGATCACACCGGCCGCCGCCGCGGCCCGCATCTTCAAGGCCCCCGGGGCGGCCATCGTCGCCTCGGTCGTCTTCGCCGAGATCTCGGCCGTCGGCGGCATCGTGCTGTCGCTGGCCCCAGGCGTCCCGGTCTCGGTGTTCGTCACGACGATCTCGTTCGCGATCTTCCTGCTGTGCTGGGCGATCGGCGGCCGGCGCGTCAGTCGCCGATAG
- a CDS encoding metal ABC transporter ATP-binding protein has translation MATDDSPVVELSGARLAFGARVLWDHLDLTVRAGEFLAVLGPSGTGKTSLLQVLLGQVPLSGGTAEVSGGIGYVPQHRSMDGGLTLRGRDLVGLGYDGHRWGITGPRQRTARRAVVTRALEQVNGIHLGEVPVGVMSGGELQRVRIAQALATDPALLLCDEPLLNLDPANARLVSALIDQRRRDSGTAVLFVTHEVNPVLPYVDRVLYLVDGRFRVGTVAEVMTSETLSELYRADIAVVKIGGQYVVVGEHCENPHDHSGHASGHDHA, from the coding sequence GTGGCGACTGACGACTCGCCCGTAGTCGAACTCTCCGGCGCCCGCCTCGCCTTCGGCGCACGCGTCCTGTGGGACCACCTCGATCTCACGGTGCGCGCAGGCGAATTCCTCGCCGTGCTCGGCCCCAGTGGCACGGGCAAGACCTCCCTGCTGCAGGTCCTGCTGGGTCAGGTCCCGCTCAGCGGGGGCACCGCCGAGGTGTCGGGCGGTATCGGCTATGTGCCACAACACCGTTCGATGGACGGCGGACTGACCCTGCGCGGACGTGACCTGGTCGGGCTCGGGTACGACGGGCACCGGTGGGGCATCACCGGCCCACGCCAGCGGACGGCCCGACGCGCTGTCGTGACCCGGGCCCTGGAGCAGGTCAACGGAATTCACCTCGGCGAGGTCCCGGTCGGCGTGATGTCCGGCGGCGAGCTGCAACGGGTCCGCATCGCCCAGGCGCTGGCGACCGACCCGGCGCTGCTGCTGTGCGACGAACCGCTGCTCAACCTGGACCCGGCCAACGCTCGACTCGTCTCGGCGCTCATCGACCAGCGACGCCGGGATTCGGGCACCGCCGTGCTGTTCGTCACGCACGAGGTGAATCCCGTTCTCCCGTACGTCGATCGCGTGCTCTACCTCGTGGACGGTCGCTTCCGCGTCGGCACCGTGGCCGAGGTGATGACGTCGGAGACGCTCTCGGAGCTCTACCGGGCCGACATCGCGGTCGTGAAGATCGGCGGACAGTACGTGGTCGTCGGCGAACACTGCGAGAACCCACACGATCACTCGGGCCATGCCAGCGGACACGACCATGCCTGA
- a CDS encoding metal ABC transporter solute-binding protein, Zn/Mn family: protein MALRAPVRTALALTLTLLGLGVAACGTASSPDPSGRPTVVATTDVWGSVAKAVAGEHADVRSILDSVTDDPHSYEATPSDAAAITDATLVVYNGGHYDQWADDILLEHQGVTAVNAYSLTPAQSDGQPANEHVFYDLATAKAVASSIADHLATDDPANADAYRKNAATFGTATDAIAETERGIGLEHPGAAVVSTEPVAHYLLAGAGITDRTPESFANAAEEGDDPSPADVAAMLDLIDGRQVSAVVVNQQTESPVTNQIQNAAGTAGVPLVMVTETLQDGLDYLQWQRKTVQDLADQLDRAPAVTR, encoded by the coding sequence GTGGCCCTTCGCGCCCCCGTTCGCACCGCACTGGCACTGACTCTCACCCTGCTCGGTCTCGGTGTCGCAGCCTGTGGAACGGCCTCGTCGCCGGACCCGTCGGGCCGCCCGACGGTGGTCGCCACCACCGACGTGTGGGGCAGCGTCGCCAAGGCGGTCGCAGGTGAGCACGCCGACGTGCGCTCGATCCTCGACAGTGTCACCGACGACCCGCACTCCTACGAGGCGACACCATCGGATGCCGCTGCGATCACCGATGCGACGCTGGTCGTTTACAACGGCGGCCACTACGACCAGTGGGCCGACGACATCCTGCTCGAGCACCAGGGCGTCACCGCCGTCAACGCGTACTCCCTGACGCCGGCTCAGTCCGACGGCCAGCCCGCGAACGAGCACGTGTTCTACGACCTCGCGACGGCCAAGGCGGTGGCCTCCAGCATCGCCGACCACCTCGCCACCGACGACCCGGCGAACGCGGATGCCTACCGCAAGAATGCGGCCACCTTCGGCACCGCGACCGACGCCATCGCCGAAACCGAGAGGGGAATCGGGCTCGAGCATCCCGGTGCCGCCGTCGTCTCCACCGAACCCGTGGCGCACTACCTGCTGGCCGGGGCCGGCATCACCGACCGCACCCCGGAGTCGTTCGCCAACGCCGCCGAAGAGGGTGACGATCCCTCGCCCGCCGACGTCGCGGCGATGCTGGACCTGATCGACGGCCGCCAGGTGTCGGCGGTCGTGGTCAACCAGCAGACCGAGTCACCGGTGACGAACCAGATCCAGAATGCCGCGGGCACGGCAGGCGTTCCCCTCGTCATGGTCACCGAGACGCTGCAGGACGGCCTCGACTACCTGCAGTGGCAGCGCAAGACGGTCCAGGACCTGGCCGACCAGCTGGACCGCGCTCCGGCAGTGACGCGATAG
- a CDS encoding LacI family DNA-binding transcriptional regulator produces MSRGPTPRRRATLASLAAELKVSRTTISNAYNRPDQLSADLRERVLATAKQLGYAGPDPVARSLRTRRAGAVGLMLTEPLNYSFRDPAALDFVAGLAESCEEVGQGLLLVAAGPNRSVSDGTAAVLSAGVDGFVVYSASDDDPYLQVVTQRALPIVVVDQPQDVPNASRVCIDDRAAMRGVAEYVIGLGHRDIGLLTMRLGREWPHGDAPAAVADLDRTRTPHFHVQRARIQGVRDAMEAAGLQGSSLTVVESYEHLPTSGGRAAELALEVNPRITALMCNTDVLALSAMDHLRAHGIYVPGQVTVTGFDGVPDALARGLTTVKQPSVEKGRRAGYLLHRPPRSGLPVIEVLETELVRGRTSGPAA; encoded by the coding sequence ATGTCCAGAGGTCCTACGCCACGTCGGCGGGCAACCCTGGCTTCACTGGCCGCCGAGCTCAAGGTGTCGCGGACCACGATCTCCAATGCCTACAACCGCCCGGACCAACTGTCGGCCGACCTTCGCGAACGCGTGCTGGCGACCGCCAAGCAACTGGGCTACGCCGGACCCGATCCGGTCGCCCGCTCGCTGCGCACCCGCCGTGCCGGCGCGGTCGGCTTGATGCTCACCGAGCCGCTGAACTACTCGTTCCGCGACCCTGCGGCACTCGACTTCGTCGCCGGCCTCGCCGAATCGTGTGAGGAGGTGGGCCAGGGTCTCCTCCTGGTCGCAGCCGGTCCGAATCGCAGTGTCAGCGACGGTACCGCCGCGGTCCTGTCGGCTGGCGTCGACGGATTCGTCGTCTACTCGGCGTCCGATGACGATCCCTATCTCCAGGTGGTCACGCAACGTGCGCTACCGATCGTCGTCGTCGACCAACCCCAGGACGTGCCGAACGCATCGCGGGTGTGCATCGACGACCGCGCCGCCATGCGCGGCGTCGCGGAGTACGTCATCGGGCTGGGGCACCGGGACATCGGGCTGCTCACGATGCGGCTGGGACGTGAGTGGCCGCACGGCGACGCCCCCGCCGCCGTCGCCGACCTGGATCGCACGCGTACCCCGCACTTCCACGTCCAGCGGGCGCGCATCCAAGGCGTGCGCGATGCAATGGAAGCTGCTGGGCTGCAGGGAAGTTCGTTGACGGTCGTGGAGAGCTACGAGCATCTGCCGACGTCGGGCGGCCGGGCGGCCGAACTGGCCCTCGAGGTCAATCCCCGGATCACGGCGCTGATGTGCAACACCGACGTACTCGCCCTCTCGGCGATGGATCATCTTCGCGCACATGGCATCTACGTCCCGGGGCAGGTCACCGTGACCGGCTTCGACGGTGTGCCGGACGCTCTCGCACGGGGCCTGACCACCGTCAAGCAGCCCAGCGTCGAGAAGGGCCGCCGCGCCGGTTACCTGTTGCACCGGCCGCCTCGTTCGGGCCTGCCCGTCATCGAGGTGCTGGAGACGGAGCTGGTGCGCGGCCGGACGTCCGGTCCTGCCGCCTAG
- the otsB gene encoding trehalose-phosphatase, which yields MSQSTHLPADLVRALDEAAATRSLLVASDFDGTLAPIVDNPADARPLAAAAEAVIALAALPSTHAALVSGRALAVLREYSGMPSSVHLVGSHGAEFDSGFALEVDEALLSRIAAELSAIAHGRPGVTVETKPASVALHVRNASEADGAAALAAAQAIGEALSVEITSGKRVLEFAVITTDKGEAVDLLRRQTDATAVVFLGDDVTDEKAFRRMLDTDVGVKVGAGDTLARYRVASPEDVAETLAYLVERRR from the coding sequence GTGAGCCAGTCGACACATCTGCCTGCCGACCTCGTGCGTGCGCTGGATGAGGCGGCCGCGACACGTAGCCTGCTCGTCGCCTCCGACTTCGACGGCACCCTCGCCCCGATCGTCGACAATCCCGCCGACGCGCGCCCGCTGGCTGCTGCGGCAGAGGCCGTGATCGCGTTGGCGGCGCTTCCGTCCACCCATGCCGCACTGGTGTCGGGGCGTGCGCTGGCGGTGTTGCGCGAGTACTCGGGGATGCCGTCGAGCGTGCACCTGGTCGGGAGCCACGGCGCGGAATTCGACAGCGGCTTCGCCCTCGAGGTAGACGAGGCGCTGTTGTCTAGGATCGCCGCCGAACTTTCCGCGATCGCCCACGGGCGGCCGGGGGTCACCGTCGAGACCAAGCCCGCCAGCGTCGCGCTTCACGTGCGCAATGCCTCCGAAGCCGACGGAGCTGCGGCGCTGGCCGCAGCGCAGGCGATCGGTGAGGCATTGAGTGTCGAAATCACGTCGGGCAAGCGGGTTTTGGAATTCGCCGTGATAACCACCGACAAGGGCGAGGCTGTCGATCTCCTGCGTCGACAGACTGACGCCACGGCGGTGGTCTTCCTTGGTGACGACGTCACCGACGAGAAGGCGTTTCGTCGGATGCTCGACACGGACGTGGGCGTGAAGGTCGGCGCGGGTGACACGCTCGCGCGCTACCGGGTCGCGTCCCCGGAAGACGTCGCCGAGACGCTGGCCTACCTGGTGGAGCGACGGCGCTAG
- the kstR gene encoding cholesterol catabolism transcriptional regulator KstR, with amino-acid sequence MSGSSLPAATSSGSGSDSTAGPRQVMNVAVLAESELGSEAQRERRKRILDATLAIASKGGYEAVQMRAVAERADVAVGTLYRYFPSKVHLLVSALGREFERIDAKTDRASLAGGTPYQRLNIMVGKLNRSMQRNPLLTEAMTRAFVFADASAAGEVDHVGKLMDSMFARAMSDGEPTEDQFHIARVISDVWLSNLLAWLTRRASATDVSKRLDLAVRLLIGDGEHPKI; translated from the coding sequence ATGTCCGGCTCTTCGCTGCCAGCAGCAACAAGCTCAGGTTCGGGGTCAGATTCGACCGCCGGCCCTCGCCAGGTGATGAACGTGGCCGTTCTCGCCGAGTCCGAACTCGGCTCCGAGGCGCAGCGCGAACGACGCAAGCGCATCCTCGACGCCACTCTCGCCATCGCCTCGAAGGGCGGCTACGAGGCTGTTCAGATGCGTGCGGTCGCCGAACGCGCCGACGTCGCGGTGGGCACGCTCTACCGCTACTTTCCCTCGAAGGTCCACCTGCTGGTGTCCGCCCTGGGCCGCGAGTTCGAACGCATCGACGCCAAGACCGACCGCGCCTCGCTGGCGGGCGGCACGCCGTACCAGCGGCTGAACATCATGGTCGGCAAACTGAACCGCTCCATGCAGCGCAACCCCCTGCTCACCGAGGCCATGACGAGGGCCTTCGTGTTCGCCGACGCCTCCGCGGCGGGTGAGGTTGATCACGTCGGCAAGTTGATGGACTCGATGTTCGCCCGCGCGATGAGCGACGGTGAGCCCACCGAGGACCAATTCCACATCGCCCGCGTGATCTCTGACGTGTGGCTGTCCAACCTGCTGGCGTGGCTAACCCGCCGGGCCTCGGCGACCGACGTCAGCAAGCGGCTGGATCTGGCGGTCCGGTTGCTGATCGGCGACGGGGAACACCCCAAGATCTGA